TGATTGAAAAAATATAGCCTGCCGAATTTGAGCAGCTTCTAATTTTCTTTCCTGATTTTTGTAGGTTAATAATATCGCATAAGCTTTTTCACGTGCTTCATCAAGTTTTTTATGGCGTAAAAACTCCGGATAATAATGACTTCTTGACTGCTGGCACCAGTCAATTCGCAAAGCATCTAATAATACTTCTTCTACTATTTGCTGATCAAGCACTAAATATTCTTCTAATACCCGGGCACATTTCTCCCAGTCCCGCATCCTGAGATCAAGTCCCTGCTGCTGAAAATAACCTGCTAAGCCCCAGAATAATTCCCAGGCACTGATCTCTTTTTCTGCCAGGACAAATCCCATACTTGATCTATAGCGTCCAGAATTGTAATAGATATCCATTATTGATTCCACTTTTCTTATCTGGCTCATTTCCTGCCAACTCACCTTTGAGGTTTGCATCACCTGATAAGGAGCACTGCTTTGATAAATGATCCCGTATTCCTCCACCATGCTTTCCATCTCAGTTCCACCAAGTACTTTCAGAAACCCGAGCTGTAAATGTTCACAGCCTAATTTCATCACTTTATCAAAACCTGCTGCAAATGATGTAATATCTTCTCCTGGCAAACCAGCTATCAAATCCAGATGCAGATGTATATTACACCTATTTTTAAGCTTAAGAATATTTGCACTCACTTTTTCCCAGTCCATAGTTCTGTGAATTATTTTTCCCACTTCATCATTCAAGGTCTGTATCCCCATCTCAAAACGGAATCTCTCTTCCGGCACTTCTGCTAATATCACAAAATCCTCAATTCCCAGTAATTGAGGATGTATTTCAAAATGAAATCCTGTTTGTGATTCTGGATATTCTCCATATAGCTCAGAGATTTTTCTCCAAATAGCTCTTGCCCTTTCACTATTGGCATTAAAGGTTCTATCCACCAGCTTAATATGCCGATATCCTTCTTTAATAAAGTATTCCAGCTCTTCATATACATTATCCAGATCTCGGAACTGAAGCTTCTGATCGCTTCTTGATGACAGACAATAAGCACAGCGGAAAGGGCACCCGCGGGAAGTTTCATAATAAAAATATCTGCTCTCTTTACCTTCCACTTTCATATTTTTATAGGGGAATGAAATTTCTGAGAGACTAACTGCTTTCCCTGGTACGATACCCTTCATGTTGCCATCAATATCTGCCAAAACCTCAGCGATCACCCCTTCACCGGCACCTGTCACAATATAGCCCACTTGCGGAAAGTCTCTCTGCCATATTTTTGGCTGATAACTAACTTCTGGTCCCCCTACGATGATTTTAATATTCTTCCTCATCCTTTTTAGATCTGCTATGATGGGCTTTATATGCTCCACATTCCAGATATATATGCTGAAAGCGATGATGTCTGGCTCTCTACTTAATATATCTTCTATTATATCCAACCTGGGCTGATTGATATTATATTCACAGATCTCAGTCCTGATATCCTGTTCATCTAAAACTGCCTTCAAATAATATAATGCCAGACTGGTATGAGTATAGCGAGCATTCAAGGTGACTAATATTATTATTTTTCTCATTTATTAAACAATGTCTTTGCTCGAACAATATCTTCTGGGAAA
This is a stretch of genomic DNA from Candidatus Stygibacter australis. It encodes these proteins:
- a CDS encoding DUF4080 domain-containing protein, whose protein sequence is MRKIIILVTLNARYTHTSLALYYLKAVLDEQDIRTEICEYNINQPRLDIIEDILSREPDIIAFSIYIWNVEHIKPIIADLKRMRKNIKIIVGGPEVSYQPKIWQRDFPQVGYIVTGAGEGVIAEVLADIDGNMKGIVPGKAVSLSEISFPYKNMKVEGKESRYFYYETSRGCPFRCAYCLSSRSDQKLQFRDLDNVYEELEYFIKEGYRHIKLVDRTFNANSERARAIWRKISELYGEYPESQTGFHFEIHPQLLGIEDFVILAEVPEERFRFEMGIQTLNDEVGKIIHRTMDWEKVSANILKLKNRCNIHLHLDLIAGLPGEDITSFAAGFDKVMKLGCEHLQLGFLKVLGGTEMESMVEEYGIIYQSSAPYQVMQTSKVSWQEMSQIRKVESIMDIYYNSGRYRSSMGFVLAEKEISAWELFWGLAGYFQQQGLDLRMRDWEKCARVLEEYLVLDQQIVEEVLLDALRIDWCQQSRSHYYPEFLRHKKLDEAREKAYAILLTYKNQERKLEAAQIRQAIFFQS